A single region of the Jatrophihabitans sp. GAS493 genome encodes:
- the iolD gene encoding 3D-(3,5/4)-trihydroxycyclohexane-1,2-dione acylhydrolase (decyclizing) has protein sequence MTQTVRLTTAQALVRWMIAQRAERLDGTEIPMFAGVFAIFGHGNVLGLGTALSEVRDELPTFRGQSEEGMALAAAAYGKASDRRQVMAATSSVGPGALNMVTAAGLAHANRLPLLLLPGDTFVSRAPDPVLQQVEHYGDLSLSVNDAFRPVARFFDRITRPEQLLASLPQVARVLTDPADCGPVVLALPQDVQAEEFDFPVALFAHRLNRVPRARPDSTELAQAAQLLRAARRPLVVSGGGVRYSGAGTALLEFAQRHGIPIAETSAGRTLIPDPHPLNAGPLGTIGSSSANALAGEADLVLAVGTRLQDFTTSSWSVFQPSARLVSINAARFDAVKHGGQAVTGDARETVEELDEALAGWSVDAAWTARAAVEKAVWNSHIDGLRAGASADGSLTYAQVVGAVNDASGPDDYVLGSSGGIPGELNGGWRTGAASAGPTMDLEYGFSCMGYEIAGPWGASMARGVTHPDGLVTALLGDGSYLMLNSELFGAAFSGHPFVAVVCDNGGYAVIHRLQTNQGAQGFNNMFVDSTGPGAKPGGVRVDFAAHATALGCAVVDVAAGAGIEEFRQAYDRARTLARSESRPAVVVCRTDPGAWTESGAWWEVGVPSTLTGRAGYDEGKTAQLRYTV, from the coding sequence ATGACGCAGACGGTTCGACTGACGACCGCACAGGCCCTTGTTCGGTGGATGATCGCGCAGCGGGCCGAACGTCTGGACGGCACGGAGATCCCGATGTTCGCCGGTGTCTTCGCCATCTTCGGCCACGGCAACGTGCTCGGATTGGGTACCGCGCTGTCGGAGGTGCGCGACGAACTCCCCACCTTTCGCGGGCAGTCCGAGGAGGGGATGGCGCTGGCGGCGGCCGCCTACGGCAAGGCCAGTGATCGACGTCAGGTGATGGCCGCGACCTCCTCGGTCGGCCCGGGAGCCTTGAACATGGTCACCGCGGCCGGCCTGGCCCACGCGAATCGCCTTCCGTTGCTGCTGCTTCCCGGTGACACCTTCGTCAGCCGGGCCCCCGATCCGGTGCTGCAGCAGGTCGAGCACTACGGAGATCTGAGCCTGAGCGTGAACGACGCCTTCCGCCCGGTGGCTCGCTTCTTCGACCGGATCACCCGCCCGGAGCAGTTGCTGGCCTCGCTGCCGCAGGTCGCCCGGGTGCTGACCGATCCGGCCGACTGCGGGCCGGTCGTGCTCGCCCTGCCGCAGGACGTCCAAGCCGAGGAGTTCGATTTTCCGGTGGCCCTCTTCGCCCACCGTCTCAACCGGGTGCCGCGGGCGCGCCCCGACTCGACCGAACTTGCGCAGGCGGCGCAGTTGCTCCGCGCGGCCCGGCGCCCGCTCGTCGTCAGCGGTGGTGGCGTGCGCTACTCGGGGGCGGGAACTGCTCTGCTGGAGTTCGCGCAGCGGCATGGCATCCCGATCGCCGAGACGTCGGCCGGTCGCACGCTCATCCCCGATCCGCATCCACTCAACGCCGGACCGCTCGGCACCATCGGGTCGTCATCGGCCAACGCTCTCGCCGGTGAGGCCGACCTAGTCCTCGCGGTGGGCACGCGGCTGCAGGATTTCACCACATCGTCGTGGAGCGTATTCCAGCCGTCGGCCCGGCTGGTCAGCATCAACGCCGCCCGCTTCGACGCTGTGAAGCACGGCGGCCAGGCGGTCACCGGCGACGCCCGCGAGACGGTGGAGGAACTGGACGAGGCCCTGGCCGGATGGTCCGTGGATGCCGCCTGGACGGCCCGGGCCGCAGTGGAGAAGGCGGTCTGGAACAGCCACATCGACGGACTGCGGGCCGGCGCCTCGGCGGACGGATCGCTGACCTACGCGCAGGTGGTGGGGGCAGTGAACGACGCGAGCGGCCCGGACGACTACGTGCTCGGCTCCTCCGGCGGGATCCCGGGAGAGCTGAACGGCGGTTGGCGGACCGGCGCCGCCAGCGCCGGCCCGACGATGGACCTCGAGTATGGCTTCTCCTGCATGGGTTACGAGATCGCCGGTCCGTGGGGCGCCTCGATGGCCCGGGGCGTGACGCACCCGGACGGACTGGTCACCGCGTTGCTCGGCGATGGCTCGTATCTGATGTTGAATTCAGAGCTCTTCGGCGCTGCGTTCTCCGGGCACCCGTTCGTCGCGGTCGTCTGCGACAACGGCGGCTACGCCGTGATTCACCGCCTTCAGACCAATCAGGGTGCGCAGGGCTTCAACAACATGTTCGTGGACTCGACCGGACCGGGGGCCAAGCCCGGGGGAGTGCGGGTCGACTTCGCCGCGCACGCGACCGCCCTCGGCTGCGCCGTCGTCGATGTCGCGGCCGGGGCGGGCATTGAGGAGTTTCGACAGGCCTACGACCGGGCCCGGACGCTGGCGCGCAGCGAGTCGCGGCCAGCGGTGGTCGTCTGCCGGACTGATCCCGGGGCCTGGACCGAGAGCGGTGCCTGGTGGGAAGTCGGTGTGCCATCGACCCTCACCGGGCGGGCGGGCTATGACGAGGGGAAGACGGCGCAGCTTCGCTACACGGTCTGA